The DNA sequence CAATCCACCCTTCTGGCGCGCCACCTGGATGGCGCGCTGCAGGTGTTCGTGCAGCATGTTGCGATTGGGCAACCCGGTCAGGGCATCGTGGGTGGCCTGGTGGCGCATTTCAGCTTCGTACAGCTTGCGCTCGGTGATGGCTTCCACCGTGCCTTCGTAGCAAACCAGCTTGCCGCTGTCGTCATAGACGGCGCGGGCGTTTTCGGAAATCCAGATGATGTCGCCATCGCGCCGGTACACGCGCGACTCGAAATTGGAGACCGATCCCTCCCGCTCCATCAGGCGCATGAATTCGGCCCGGCGCTCGGGCTCCACGTAGAGCTGGTGGGTGATGTCGCGCAGGCCCACGATCAGATCCTCCGGCGAGTGATAGCCATAGATGCGCGCCAGTGCCGGGTTGACGGCAATATAGGTGCCATCGGGGGTGGTCTGGAACACACCCTCGATGGCATTCTCGAAGATGCTGCGATACCGGCGCTCGGCTTCCTGCAAGGCGTGCGCGGCTTCCTTGCGCTCGGTCACGTCCTGCAGAAAGCCCTCCATGGCTTCCACCTTGCCGGCTGCGTTGTAGAGCCCCACCCCGCGCTCCCACACCCAGCGCAGGCTGCCATCGGCGTGCACGATGCGGTATTCGATGTCGATGCGACGGCGCTCGCGCATACAGGCATCGATATGCTTGCGCACCATGGCACGGTCTTCCGGGTGGGTCAGCTGGAGGAAGGAGATGCGGCTATTGAGCAACAAATCCGCGGGCGTGTAACCGGTCAGGGCCTGGCAGCCATCACTGACGAATTCCAGGGTCCAGTGGGCGTCGTCGCGGCAGCGATAGACCATGCCATCGAGGTTGGCCAGCAAGGTTTCCAGCAGGCGCGGCGGACGCACCAGGGCCGTCACCGATTGACTCTGGCCGGCGTCGTGGCGACAGAGGGCGCGGGAAGCAACTGTTTTCATAACGACATCGTGTCTCCTGCCTGCATCCTGCCGGCAAGGGTGTGGTTGTGGAGTGGAGTCATGCACGGCACGCCCAATCCCCTCGGCGTGCGGCTGGATGATTCACTCAAGCAATAAGGATGCCACTGGGCCAGTAACAGGCTTGTTCAGCGGCATGGCGGCCCTATTCGTCCTGATCGACCGGAAACACCCTTCACTTCGTCGCGCACTACGGTTGAGATTGGGCGTTAGAATCCTGCTCACCCTGTTGCTGGCCGCATCGGTCAGCGAAAGTTTCTTCATAACAACAAGTGGACTCTTCTATGTGGGCAAATCGGTATTTCGTCTTCTGGGCTGTCGTTGCACTCACGCTGGCGCTGTTGGTCCTGTCCGCAGCCCACCTGCTGGATTGGGGCTGGGTACTGATCCCCCTGGCCTTGACCGCCATCGGCATCCACGACTTGGTACAACAGCGCCATGCGGTCTTGCGTAACTATCCGCTGATCGGCCATTTCCGCTTCATGTTCGAAGCCATCCGCCCGGAACTGCGCCAGTACTTCTTCGAAGATGAAATGGATGGCCGCCCGTTCTCACGCAAGAAGCGCAGCGTCGTCTACCAGCGCGCCAAGGCCGAAGTCGACAGTCGCCCCTTCGGCACCGAGATCGACATGCAGCAGGCCGGCCATGAATGGATAGGCCATTCACTCTCGCCCACCAAGATCGCCAGCCACGACTTCCGGGTCACCGTCGGTGCCGACCGCGCCCAGCCGTATTCGATGTCGGTCTTCAATGTCTCGGCGATGAGTTTCGGCGCACTCTCGGCCAATGCCATCCGCGCGCTCAACCAGGGTGCCAAGAAGGGCAATTTCGCCCACGATACCGGCGAGGGCTCGGTCTCAGCCTACCACCGTGAATTCGGCGGCGACCTGGTATGGCAGATCGCCTCCGGCTATTTTGGCTGCCGCAATGCGGATGGCAGCTTTAATGAAGAAAAATTCACAACCCAGGCGCAATCACCACAGATCAAGATGATCGAGGTGAAGCTTTCGCAAGGTGCCAAGCCTGGCCACGGCGGCGTACTGCCGGCGGCCAAGATCACCCCGGAAATCGCCGCCACCCGCGGTATCCCGATGGGCGTGGACTGCATCTCGCCGGCCGTGCATTCCTCCTTCTCGACCCCGATCGGCTTGCTGGAATTCATCGAGAAGCTGCGCGGCCTCTCCGCTGGCAAGCCGGTCGGCATCAAGCTGTGCGTGGGCCATCCCTGGGAATTCTTCAGCATCGCCAAGGCCATGTTGAAGACCGGCATCGTGCCAGACTTCATCACCGTGGATGGTTCCGAAGGCGGCACCGGTGCGGCGCCGCTGGAATTCGTCGATCACGTGGGGATGCCCTTGCAGGAAGGGCTGGTGATGGTACACAACACCCTGGTGGGCATCGGCCTGCGCGACAAGGTCAAGATCGGCGCCAGCGGCAAGATCGTCACTGCCTTCGACGTCGCACGCACACTGGCGCTGGGAGCGGACTGGTGCAACTCGGCGCGCGGCTTCATGTTCGCGCTGGGCTGCATCCAGTCGCAAAGCTGCCATACCGACCGCTGCCCCACGGGCGTGGCAACCCAAAACGCCAATCGTGCTCGCGCCCTGGTGGTGCCGGACAAGGCCGAGCGCGTCTACCGCTTCCACCAAAGCACCCTGCACGCGCTGCAGGAACTGGTGCAGGCGGCCGGCCTGCCGCACACCTCGGCGCTGCGCCCGCATCACATCGTGCGGCGTATCACCGATCATGAGATCCAGTTGATGTCCAACGTGCTGA is a window from the Herbaspirillum rubrisubalbicans genome containing:
- a CDS encoding FMN-binding glutamate synthase family protein, which translates into the protein MWANRYFVFWAVVALTLALLVLSAAHLLDWGWVLIPLALTAIGIHDLVQQRHAVLRNYPLIGHFRFMFEAIRPELRQYFFEDEMDGRPFSRKKRSVVYQRAKAEVDSRPFGTEIDMQQAGHEWIGHSLSPTKIASHDFRVTVGADRAQPYSMSVFNVSAMSFGALSANAIRALNQGAKKGNFAHDTGEGSVSAYHREFGGDLVWQIASGYFGCRNADGSFNEEKFTTQAQSPQIKMIEVKLSQGAKPGHGGVLPAAKITPEIAATRGIPMGVDCISPAVHSSFSTPIGLLEFIEKLRGLSAGKPVGIKLCVGHPWEFFSIAKAMLKTGIVPDFITVDGSEGGTGAAPLEFVDHVGMPLQEGLVMVHNTLVGIGLRDKVKIGASGKIVTAFDVARTLALGADWCNSARGFMFALGCIQSQSCHTDRCPTGVATQNANRARALVVPDKAERVYRFHQSTLHALQELVQAAGLPHTSALRPHHIVRRITDHEIQLMSNVLKYLQPNDLIDGNYRYRVYEKFWPIARAESFHPEF